A window of the Dermacentor variabilis isolate Ectoservices unplaced genomic scaffold, ASM5094787v1 scaffold_12, whole genome shotgun sequence genome harbors these coding sequences:
- the NTPase gene encoding ectonucleoside triphosphate diphosphohydrolase NTPase has translation MEVKLKSAAAPDRSPVTVRTHVGATADSLLGAFCHDMGQDYDPRLALYTRSNEPLRGGASLHAMRVQPGDTLYVRYQRSPHLFLANWGLLGVICGVLGLLGLLLVSMAYGLTGGRVPFVHGVVVDAGSSHSQATLYYWEGAKYLGTGRAVQVDFREIDGGISSLGPRQTGPALERAVNEVRGELEAPVFLGATAGMRVLNLTNPMEADAILMAVECALKPLGLQRATILSGHDEGLFAWLSTNYLFEVIPPKSGSPMTLGALDLGGASTQISYAVASDISNDDVSSLQLYGERYNVFSVSYLCYGVNELHRRYLAQLVTQQDYAATVRSPCHNSGFSFNATAEEVFDNYCTKTSASELWLQQNPNAVFTFIGNGTSAGCQKTIQKLLDPSECKKNYTSCMEKPAVPVPYDMKFVGVSAYYYTLKALNSTGKPLSTFVNASDWICSAPWREAVKTGIPKRFLSRYCLQSMYIRDLLLDKYGFSDKTWPNLSFEKTANGYELGWSLGFMINATNAIPAAKPSTPSIGLNLFVLLVVLFTLLLVLAMVFLLLARKQSRARRNPPT, from the exons ATGGAGGTGAAGCTGAAGAGCGCCGCGGCACCCGACCGCAGCCCAGTGACAGTGCGCACGCATGTGGGTGCCACGGCCGACAGTCTGCTGGGTGCCTTCTGCCACGACATGGGGCAAGACTACGACCCACGGCTGGCACTCTACACGCGCTCCAACGAGCCCCTGCGCGGGGGGGCGTCGCTGCATGCGATGCGCGTGCAGCCGGGTGACACGCTGTACGTGCGCTATCAGCGCTCGCCGCACCTGTTCCTCGCCAACTGGGGACTGCTGGGCGTCATCTGCGGCGTGCTCGGACTCCTCGGCCTGCTACTCGTGTCCATGGCCTACGGGCTGACGGGCGGCCGTGTGCCCTTCGTGCACGGCGTCGTGGTGGACGCCGGCTCGAGTCACAGCCAGGCCACGCTCTACTACTGGGAAGGCGCCAAGTACCTGGGCACCGGCCGCGCTGTCCAGGTGGACTTCCGCGAAATCGACGGCGGCATCAGCAGCCTTGGGCCGCGCCAGACGGGCCCGGCACTAGAGCGCGCCGTGAACGAGGTGCGCGGAGAGCTTGAAGCACCTGTCTTCCTCGGCGCCACCGCGGGCATGCGGGTGCTCAA CCTCACCAACCCGATGGAGGCCGATGCCATCCTCATGGCTGTGGAGTGTGCACTGAAGCCACTAGGCCTGCAGCGGGCAACCATCCTGAGTGGCCACGATGAGGGCCTCTTTGCCTGGCTCTCCACCAACTACTTATTCGAAGTGATCCCCCCGAAATCG GGATCTCCTATGACCCTCGGTGCCTTGGACCTTGGAGGAGCATCTACGCAAATATCTTATGCTGTTGCATCTGATATATCAAATGACGATGTGAGCAGCCTGCAGCTATATGGCGAGCGCTATAATGTCTTCTCAGTGTCATACCTCTGCTATGGAGTGAACGAGCTGCATAGAAGGTACCTGGCCCAGCTAGTGACTCAGCAG GACTATGCGGCAACTGTGAGGAGCCCATGTCACAACTCTGGCTTCAGCTTCAACGCTACAGCAGAGGAGGTGTTTGACAACTATTGCACGAAGACCTCTGCGAGTGAGCTCTGGCTACAGCAGAATCCCAATGCA GTTTTCACATTTATTGGGAATGGCACGAGTGCTGGATGTCAAAAGACCATTCAAAAGCTGTTGGACCCCAGCGAGTGCAAAAAGAACTACACTAGCTGCATGGAGAAGCCTGCAGTTCCTGTGCCATATGACATGAAGTTTGTT ggtgTTTCTGCATACTACTACACCCTCAAGGCCCTCAACTCTACAGGCAAGCCCCTTAGTACCTTTGTTAATGCCTCAGACTGGATCTGCTCTGCTCCATGGCGTGAGGCTGTGAAGACTGGCATCCCCAAGCGATTCCTCTCTCGCTACTGCCTGCAATCTATGTATATCCGTGATCTACTGCTGGATAAGTACGGATTCTCTGACAAGACTTGGCCCAACCTGTCATTTGAAAAGACGGCCAATGGCTATGAATTAGGCTGGTCGCTGGGTTTCATGATCAATGCTACAAATGCCATCCCCGCTGCCAAGCCATCAACACCCAGCATTGGCCTCAACCTTTTTGTTTTGCTCGTGGTGCTCTTCACTCTCCTCCTGGTGCTGGCGATGGTCTTCCTCCTGCTGGCACGCAAGCAGTCTCGGGCCCGGCGCAACCCTCCGACCTAG
- the LOC142565955 gene encoding uncharacterized protein LOC142565955, translating to MTMDGLDTLSRDCLQFNLSFESFKTTGASGLAPPEGSDDPLNTPVSTTAELITFFATDAVIPDPVPISGEPAHRWPERPASPLRDAEQPKDPYGRLAYRGTFTTAWPGPDAAPFFEQPEPFPPLDSFKAAPYTAEPEPAKYPWFAYEHAPPAAASSSSSAAAPKPEEPTATLAEYNQATSKGHEILSQAYQNSPVPLKLVPVKPRKYPNRPSKTPVHERPYACPIEGCDRRFSRSDELTRHIRIHTGQKPFRCNICLRSFSRSDHLNTHIRTHTGEKPFTCDACGRKFARSDERKRHGKVHLKHRLKKEDHP from the coding sequence ATGACGATGGACGGCCTGGACACGCTGTCTCGCGACTGCCTCCAGTTCAACCTGAGTTTTGAATCGTTCAAGACGACCGGCGCCAGCGGCCTCGCGCCACCTGAGGGCTCCGACGACCCGCTGAACACGCCCGTGTCTACGACCGCCGAGCTGATCACCTTCTTCGCCACCGATGCGGTCATCCCCGACCCAGTGCCCATCTCAGGTGAGCCGGCCCACCGCTGGCCCGAGAGACCCGCGAGCCCACTGCGCGATGCGGAGCAGCCCAAGGACCCGTACGGCCGGCTCGCCTACCGCGGCACGTTCACCACTGCTTGGCCCGGCCCCGACGCGGCGCCGTTCTTCGAGCAGCCCGAGCCCTTCCCTCCGCTCGACTCGTTCAAAGCCGCCCCGTACACGGCCGAGCCCGAGCCGGCCAAGTACCCCTGGTTCGCCTATGAGCACGCACCCCCGGCGGCAGCCTCCTCTTCATCGTCGGCGGCGGCGCCCAAGCCCGAGGAGCCGACAGCGACACTGGCCGAGTACAACCAGGCTACTAGCAAGGGCCACGAAATCCTGAGCCAAGCTTACCAGAACAGCCCGGTGCCGCTCAAGCTGGTACCAGTCAAGCCCCGAAAGTACCCAAACCGGCCGAGCAAAACGCCCGTGCACGAGAGGCCGTACGCGTGCCCCATCGAGGGCTGCGACCGGCGGTTCTCGCGCTCCGACGAGCTGACGCGCCACATCCGCATCCACACGGGACAGAAACCGTTCCGCTGCAACATCTGCCTGCGTTCCTTCTCGCGATCCGACCACCTCAACACGCACATTCGGACTCACACGGGCGAAAAGCCCTTCACCTGCGACGCGTGCGGCCGAAAGTTCGCGCGCTCCGACGAGCGAAAGCGACACGGGAAAGTGCATCTCAAGCATCGGCTCAAGAAGGAGGACCACCCGTGA
- the Sou gene encoding required for meiotic nuclear division 5 protein souji: MESCLAVEREVDKVLSKFGTLSEHTKATLSELIAYVQEMYRELGEVPADTDVTTSHGIALTQCAQKIKDLSSSLATEHRDLHGTVSKVGKAIDKNFVPDFWATSSEEVFDGSDKKAALNQVIAEHLLRQGMLDIAEELSREARLESAQKEPFAELNNVLDALKRRDLGPALAWVAQHELQGTALHFQLHRLHLVGLLQRGAAAEAIAYARAHLAPLARQHERDLQVLMGSLAFLRVPGGLARSPYAFLLEPALWSDTCEAFTRDACALLGLSVRSPLAVCVEAGSLALPALLNIKQVMMQRQVAGVWSTRDELPIEIRLGCQFHSVFACPILRQQSSDANPPMRLVCGHVISRDALHKLASGSKLKCPYCPVEQNPTDARLIHF; the protein is encoded by the exons ATGGAGTCGTGCTTGGCTGTTGAGCGTGAAGTTGACAAAGTTCTTAGTAAATTTGGCACTTTAAGTGAACATACGAAAGCCACACTGAGTGAGTTGATAGCTTACGTTCAAGAAATGTACCGAGAGCTCGGCGAAG TACCTGCAGACACTGACGTGACAACTTCGCATGGCATAGCCCTCACACAATGCGCTCAAAAAATCAAAGACTTAAGCAGTTCTCTGGCGACAGAGCACCGAGATCTGCACGGAACGGTGTCCAAAGTTGGCAAGGCCATAGACAAG AACTTCGTGCCTGACTTCTGGGCCACAAGCAGCGAGGAGGTGTTTGATGGAAGTGACAAGAAGGCGGCGCTCAACCAGGTGATCGCGGAGCACCTGTTGCGCCAGGGCATGCTGGACATTGCTGAAGAGCTATCGCGCGAGGCGCGTCTCGAGTCTGCCCAGAAGGAGCCGTTTGCGGAGCTCAACAACGTGCTAGACGCGCTGAAGCGGCGTGACCTGGGGCCCGCGCTGGCCTGGGTGGCACAGCACGAACTCCAGGGCACAGCGCTGCACTTCCAGCTGCACCGGCTTCACCTGGTGGGGCTGCTGCAACGTGGAGCGGCGGCCGAGGCGATCGCGTACGCCCGCGCCCACCTTGCGCCGTTGGCACGGCAGCATGAGCGCGATTTGCAAGTGCTGATGGGTAGCTTGGCTTTTCTCCGGGTGCCCGGCGGCCTGGCGCGCTCGCCGTACGCCTTTTTGCTTGAGCCGGCGCTGTGGAGCGATACGTGCGAGGCGTTCACGCGCGACGCCTGCGCGCTTCTTGGCCTGTCGGTGCGCAGCCCACTGGCCGTATGTGTCGAGGCGGGCAGCTTGGCCCTGCCCGCACTGCTCAACATCAAGCAGGTCATGATGCAGCGCCAAGTGGCCGGCGTCTGGAGCACGCGCGACGAACTCCCCATCGAGATCCGGCTAGGCTGCCAGTTCCACTCGGTGTTCGCCTGCCCCATACTGCGCCAACAGAGCAGCGACGCCAACCCGCCCATGAGGCTTGTCTGTGGCCACGTTATCTCGCGCGACGCCCTCCACAAGCTGGCTAGTGGCAGCAAGCTCAAGTGTCCCTACTGCCCTGTGGAACAGAACCCTACTGATGCTCGGCTTATCCACTTCTGA